The Kitasatospora paranensis genome has a window encoding:
- a CDS encoding WD40 repeat domain-containing protein, which produces MVDGRTVAVTADDDAGMRAWDLLTGRPLGYSFTGRTTAVTALATAEVRGRTVVVTGTCRGTVRLWDLATGKKVGQPLTGHLGAVMTVATTIVHGKVVAVTGGWDGTVRVWDLATGRPVGLPLAAHTGPVWGVATTRLHDRTVAVSGGEEGTVRLWDLATGGELGPPLTGHTEGIVAVATATVDGLPVAVTSSSDDMVWVWDLARAPGTPRTGHTGSVRAVAVSLLHDRAVAVTGGDDGVVRLWDLGTGQPAGPELTGHTGPVEAMATATVERREVAVTVGSDGLRIWDLATGRGELITSWPARAVAVAEVQGCAVAVTGGDDGRVRTWNLATRRQITGPLAHHRGWVMALATAKAGGRAVVVTAGDDGMIWDLRTGEQVGEPFTNRNGWVMALAVAEVQGRPVAVTSGDDGTVRVWDLTTHEQIGTALGNRCRGARMAAAGTVNGRPVLATSGRDDRTVCLHDLATGRRMRPDLVFPEQIRAVAFAPGGELVVGFGTEVAVLAPPQDGTTSAADRTRT; this is translated from the coding sequence GTGGTCGACGGCCGCACGGTCGCCGTGACCGCCGACGACGACGCCGGGATGCGGGCATGGGATCTGCTCACGGGCCGGCCTCTGGGGTACTCCTTCACCGGCCGCACCACAGCGGTGACCGCGCTGGCGACGGCGGAGGTGCGCGGCCGCACCGTCGTGGTCACCGGCACCTGCCGCGGGACGGTCAGACTCTGGGACCTCGCCACCGGGAAGAAGGTCGGGCAACCGCTGACCGGTCACCTCGGCGCCGTGATGACGGTCGCAACAACCATCGTGCACGGCAAGGTCGTTGCTGTCACCGGAGGCTGGGACGGAACGGTGCGGGTGTGGGACCTCGCCACCGGCCGACCCGTCGGCCTGCCCCTGGCCGCCCACACCGGTCCGGTCTGGGGGGTGGCGACGACGCGGCTGCACGACCGTACGGTCGCGGTGTCCGGCGGGGAGGAGGGAACGGTCCGACTGTGGGACCTGGCCACCGGCGGGGAACTCGGGCCGCCACTGACCGGCCACACCGAAGGGATCGTCGCGGTGGCCACGGCCACGGTGGACGGACTGCCGGTCGCGGTCACCAGCAGCTCCGACGACATGGTGTGGGTCTGGGACCTCGCTCGCGCACCCGGCACACCCCGCACCGGTCACACCGGGTCCGTACGGGCCGTGGCGGTCTCCCTGCTCCATGACCGCGCGGTGGCTGTCACCGGAGGCGACGACGGCGTCGTCCGACTGTGGGATCTCGGCACCGGCCAGCCGGCCGGACCGGAACTGACGGGCCACACCGGCCCGGTGGAGGCCATGGCGACGGCGACAGTCGAACGCCGCGAGGTCGCCGTCACCGTCGGCAGTGACGGCCTGCGTATCTGGGACCTGGCCACCGGCCGGGGCGAGCTCATCACCTCGTGGCCCGCCCGGGCCGTGGCCGTGGCGGAGGTCCAGGGCTGCGCCGTCGCCGTCACCGGCGGCGACGACGGCAGAGTACGGACATGGAACCTGGCGACCCGTCGGCAGATCACGGGTCCGCTCGCGCATCACCGCGGCTGGGTGATGGCCCTGGCCACCGCGAAGGCGGGCGGTCGCGCCGTTGTGGTCACCGCGGGCGACGACGGGATGATCTGGGACCTGAGGACCGGCGAGCAGGTCGGGGAGCCGTTCACCAACCGGAACGGCTGGGTCATGGCCCTGGCCGTGGCCGAGGTCCAGGGCCGCCCGGTCGCCGTCACCAGCGGCGACGACGGCACCGTGCGGGTGTGGGACCTGACCACCCATGAGCAGATCGGGACAGCACTCGGCAACCGGTGCCGAGGGGCGCGGATGGCGGCCGCGGGAACGGTGAACGGTCGACCGGTCCTGGCCACCAGCGGCCGGGACGACAGGACGGTGTGCCTCCACGACCTCGCCACCGGCCGGAGGATGCGACCCGACCTGGTCTTTCCCGAGCAGATCCGAGCCGTTGCCTTCGCGCCCGGCGGGGAGCTGGTCGTCGGCTTCGGCACCGAAGTCGCGGTACTCGCCCCGCCCCAGGACGGAACGACGTCCGCCGCCGACCGAACTCGGACGTGA
- a CDS encoding ATP-binding protein has protein sequence MSPTGRQGNQSVAVLGNETGARLNGQPAVPDPGHAPGDHDSWPLTHCPKAPGRARRASASLLERWEVDRKAADAVLLVVSELVTNAVVHATPPISLRLFHDRPRRRICVEVTDGGPAVRSDDRVRRCSAEEHGRGLTIVRSVSSAHGTRVHPDGIARWAHLPSTA, from the coding sequence ATGTCGCCGACAGGCCGCCAGGGAAACCAGTCCGTCGCAGTCCTCGGGAATGAGACAGGCGCCCGACTGAACGGACAGCCGGCAGTACCCGATCCGGGCCATGCCCCCGGGGACCACGATTCATGGCCCCTGACGCACTGCCCGAAGGCTCCCGGACGGGCGCGGCGGGCGTCGGCGAGCCTCCTGGAGCGTTGGGAGGTGGACCGGAAGGCCGCGGACGCAGTCCTGCTCGTGGTGTCCGAGCTCGTCACCAACGCCGTCGTCCACGCCACCCCGCCGATTTCCCTGCGCCTGTTCCACGACCGTCCGAGGCGTCGGATATGTGTGGAGGTCACCGACGGCGGACCTGCTGTGCGCAGCGACGACCGGGTGCGTCGGTGCAGCGCCGAGGAGCACGGACGCGGCCTCACCATCGTCCGGTCGGTCTCCTCGGCACACGGCACCCGGGTGCATCCGGACGGCATCGCCCGGTGGGCCCATCTCCCCAGTACCGCCTGA